A genome region from Gymnogyps californianus isolate 813 chromosome 4, ASM1813914v2, whole genome shotgun sequence includes the following:
- the RCHY1 gene encoding RING finger and CHY zinc finger domain-containing protein 1, whose translation MAAGGEEGCEHYRRGCLLRAPCCGKLYACRLCHDGAEGHRLDRFRVAEVQCTRCRLLQKAQQRCEGCHSLFGEYYCGICHLFDRDKKQYHCTECGICRIGPKEDFFHCSKCNLCLSLSLRGKHKCIENVSRQDCPICLEDIHTSRVGAHVLPCGHLLHRTCYEDMLKEGYRCPLCMHSALDMTRYWRQLDDEVAQTPMPAEYQNMMVEILCNDCSARSTVQFHLLGMKCKNCESYNTAQDGRCRLPLEEQ comes from the exons AtggcggcgggaggggaggagggctgcGAGCACTACCGGCGCGGCTGCCTGCTGCGG GCGCCGTGCTGCGGGAAGCTGTACGCCTGCCGGCTGTGCCACGACGGCGCCGAGGGGCACCGGCTGGACCGTTTCCGCGTTGCCGAGGTGCAGTGCACTCGCTGCCGTCTGCTGCAGAAG GCCCAGCAGCGCTGCGAGGGCTGCCACAGCCTCTTCGGCGAGTACTACTGCGGTATCTGCCACCTCTTCGACCGCGACAAGAAGCAGTACCACTGCACCGAGTGCGGCATCTGCAG GATTGGTccaaaggaggatttttttcactgctcaAAATGCAATTTATGCCTAAGCTTGAGTCTTCGAGGAAAGCACAAA TGTATCGAAAATGTCTCCAGGCAGGACTGTCCGATATGTTTGGAG GATATTCACACATCTCGTGTTGGAGCTCACGTTCTGCCGTGTGGTCACCTTCTTCACAG aacatgTTACGAGGACATGCTAAAGGA AGGTTACAGGTGTCCTTTGTGCATGCACTCAGCTTTAGATATGACGAGGTACTGGCGTCAGCTGGATGACGAAGTAGCGCAGACTCCTATGCCCGCAGAGTATCAGAACATGATGGTGGAG aTCCTTTGCAATGACTGCAGTGCCCGGTCTACAGTGCAGTTCCATCTCTTAGGCATGAAGTGCAAAAACTGTGAATCTTACAATACTGCCCAAGATGGAAGATGCCGGCTGCCTTTGGAGGAGCAGTGA